Proteins from one Nicotiana tabacum cultivar K326 chromosome 23, ASM71507v2, whole genome shotgun sequence genomic window:
- the LOC142177164 gene encoding uncharacterized protein LOC142177164 encodes MEFQQMLPGLEITHLSKTGSDHCPMIISYDPNATPIKKSFKFLKFWIEHDSFLDVVIQNWREDLSGNPFVLFNHQMKKLKKALSMWSKATYDNNFQKVASLEELVIVHETQFELNPTPHNRERLLKVQADFIRYFYLEEEFWKQKAGMNWFNDGDRNTKLFHAQVNGRLKRLQLRRIQNSGGQWLENNEEMAEEAVRFFQAQFHEDRVPNNFGILDHIPSMVETRHNEELIRQPTIEEVKKVVFGLNRESEGGPDVLVNGQPYDFFKSTRGVKQGDPLSPTLFILAAKALSRGLNALHMNLYFCGFGLPKWSPKINHLAYADDTIIFSSSDATSLQLVMEVLSAYEAASGKLINKTKLTLYMHHSTSMEVVNKVQRITEIDMQDFPFTYLGCPIFYTRRKMDYYQELIQKVLDKLQSWKGKLLSISGRAVLISHVLQNMPIHILSAVNPPNYVIEKLHKMFAQFFYSNSIGGKRLGALYFVTPPEFYCDESIHNVYDVVQEGTWDEDRLREIFPEDLTVHILDNIKPPMFYQQLDKP; translated from the exons ATGGAGTTCCAACAAATGCTGCCTGGATTGGAGATCACACATCTTTCTAAAACAGGATCTGATCATTGCCCTATGATCATATCTTATGATCCTAATGCAACTCCTATCAAGAAGTCATTCAAATTTCTGAAATTCTGGATTGAACATGATTCCTTTTTGGATGTGGTTATACAGAATTGGAGAGAAGATTTAAGTGGTAATCCTTTTGTACTCTTCAACCACcagatgaagaaattgaagaaagcACTATCAATGTGGAGCAAAGCCACATACGATAACAATTTTCAGAAAGTTGCCAGCCTGGAGGAACTTGTCATAGTTCATGAAACACAGTTCGAGCTGAATCCAACACCACACAATCGAGAAAGGCTGTTGAAGGTACAAGCAGATTTCATTAGATATTTTTACCTAGAGGAGGAATTTTGGAAACAAAAGGCTGGGATGAATTGGTTCAATGATGGTGACAGAAATACTAAGCTCTTCCATGCCCAAGTTAATGGAAGACTAAAGAGATTGCAATTGAGAAGAATTCAAAACAGTGGTGGGCAGTGGCTTGAAAACAATGAAGAAATGGCTGAGGAGGCAGTGAGATTTTTCCAGGCACAATTCCATGAAGATAGGGTTCCTAATAATTTTGGCATACTGGATCATATACCTAGCATGGTGGAGACACGTCACAATGAAGAGCTCATCAGACAGCCAACTATTGAAGAGGTAAAGAAAGTTGTGTTTGGGCTAAATAGAGAGAGTGAAGGAGGACCAGATG TGCTTGTTAATGGTCAACCATATGATTTCTTCAAATCTACTAGAGGAGTCAAGCAAGGAGATCCTTTGTCTCCTACTTTATTCATTCTGGCAGCGAAAGCTTTGTCAAGGGGTCTTAATGCACTTCATATGAATCTATATTTTTGTGGCTTTGGATTGCCTAAATGGAGCCCTAAAATTAATCATTTAGCTTATGCTGATGATACCATCATTTTCTCCTCTTCAGATGCTACTTCTTTGCAGCTAGTTATGGAAGTTCTTAGTGCATATGAAGCTGCTTCTGGGAAGCTCATTAACAAGACAAAGTTAACGCTATATATGCATCATTCGACTAGTATGGAGGTCGTCAACAAGGTTCAAAGGATCACTGAAATAGACATGCAAGACTTCCCATTTACTTATCTTGGTTGTCCTATTTTTTACACTAGGAGGAAGATGGATTACTATCAAGAACTCATACAAAAAGTCCTTGATAAGTTGCAATCTTGGAAGGGAAAATTGTTGTCTATTAGTGGTAGGGCAGTTTTGATTTCTCATGTATTGCAAAACATGCCAATTCACATTCTTTCTGCTGTTAATCCTCCCAATTATGTCATTGAGAAGTTGCACAAGATGTTTGCACAATTCTTTTATAGTAATTCTATTGGTGGAAAAA GATTAGGTGCACTATATTTTGTTACTCCTCCAGAGTTTTATTGTGATGAATCAATACATAATGTATATGATGTGGTCCAAGAAGGAACTTGGGATGAAGATAGATTGCGAGAAATTTTTCCAGAAGATCTTACAGTTCATATCTTGGATAATATCAAACCTCCTATGTTCTATCAGCAACTAGATAAACCCTAG